The genome window GGGCGGTAAAGGGCGACGAGGAGGAACGGTCGAGTTGAAGCGCCGAGGGACGGAGAGGGGTCGGAAAGAGCGCTGAAGGGGACGCCTGAGGGCATTGAGTGAGCGTGCTGCTGGCATGGCGAGTGTTTTGGTGAGTTGAAGATAACCTTGACACTCTGACCAATGTTAACGCTATATATATTGGCAGTGATTCGGCTCGCGACGGCCTAACAAGCGAGCGTGCACCTGTCATGTGTCATTATTGCCGAACCGCGCATCAGAAGCCCGAGTACCTCCACCCCATCTCCGGCACCGTAGCTATCGGCGATTAGGCACTTGCTTCGGCCTTTAGCTCATAGTCAAAAGACTTACGTAAATTACCACTTCAAAACTCATGACGTGACCATCTTTGAGCCACAGTTTCTGATTCGGCGTTTTGCTAATCCCGTCAACCCAGACGtccaccttcctccgccAGCGTCCGCACCTCGCAGAAGAAAACCTTGAATATTCTTTTGGTTGACTCTTACGCCTCAAGAACCTTCAAAAATGGGTGCCTACAAGTATCTCCAGGAGCTCTACACCAAGAAGCAGTCCGACGTGCTTCAGTTCGTCTCCCGTGTCCGATGCTGGGAGTACCGACAGCTCGCTGTTATCCACCGAGCTTCTCGACCTTCTCGTCCCGACAAGGCTAGGCGACTCGGATACAAGGCCAAGCAGGGCTACCTCATCTACCGTGTTAGGGTCAGGAGGGGTaacaggaagaagcaggctCCCAAGGGTGCTACCTACGGTAAGCCCGTCAGGCAGGGTGTCAACCACCTCAAGTCTCCTAGGGGTTTGAAGGCTACTGCCGAGGAGAGGGTTGCCAGGAGATGTGGTAACTTGCGAGTGTGAGTATAGTTTGCGTGCTGGAAGGGATGTATACTGTGTATACTGATTTAATGTGTAGTCTCAACTCTTACTGGGTCAACCAGGACGGTGTCTACAAGTACTACGAGGTCATCCTTGTCGAGTGAGcaaattcttcctctctaCGCCAATTTTTTACTAATAATGTCACTCAAGCCCCTCTCACAAGGCCATCCGACGAGACGCCCGTATCAACTGGATCGCCAACCCCGTCCACAAGCACCGAGAGATGCGTGGCCTCACCGccgagggcaagaagaaccGTGGTTTGGGCAAGGGCTCCAAGCACAACCACCAGCCCCAGAAGGCCACCTGGAAGAAGCACAACACGTCAGTTCCATTCCGTTTCATCTTGTTCGTCACATTCAAGGTGCTGACATTCCGCAGCCTTTCTCTCCGACGATACCGTTAAGCAGCTCAATAGCCATTGTGCGGTGCCTGTGGTCGTGCGGTGTGTTTTCGGCTTtatggagatggagtgTTTTGTTTCGATGGGATGCATTTGGGTCCCGTGTATAATAATCCgattcagcagcagcaggagaCTTCGATAAACAGAGGATGACAAGACGAGACGGCACGAGAATCGACGGAAGATCATGGTGACTGACTTTTGCAGCCATGAACTGACAAGGCCGTAGCCCTGAATGTTTTTGAATCGACAaattgaaggagaatggaTAGCGTGCATCGTCGGCAGTTCCCGGGATTCGACATCACCGAACGATGATGGTCTTTGTCAATACATCTCGAAGAAGGAGCTTTTTGCGGCAGAGACAGCCAGCGAAATGTCAAGGCATTCTGCTCCTGATATCATTTCTTTAACTGAACGTTTTCCTTCGCGTCTTAAAACTTAATGTGTCTACGAGGGCCAAGGATTTGCGACGAATAACAAAATGGTTTAAATGGTTTAAATGAGTGTTTGGCTTTTCGACCCTTGCGAGAAGTATGATAGGCGCTATAGGTGGCGTTGTATGACAGCCTAAGCCAgctacttcttcatctgtgTGCTGAAGGTACGTTCGTATCCAGAGTCCCTTCTGGTGTCTTAACTTTGGCACATAATACGTACggaggcagcagcagcacctTCTGCCCAACCGCCTGCGACCGCTGAATGAGTTGGCGGAGAAAATACAAATTCCGTGGGACAATATTCCTTGGCTATACAACCTTCGCACCGGAAAAGCTCAACTGTGCGCAAACATCACGATGTTGTGCTTTTCTCCGTCGTCCGCGTACCTCTAAAAATGGTACTGAGTCCTCTGAGATCAGCATTCTCTCCTAGGCCCGTAAATCATGCAGGTCTGCTCTGTTTCCTCTCGGCAGTGCGAACAGTCTTCTAATCCTTGTCAGACGGCCAACGATCGCATGGATTATTGAGTATCCCCCCCCACAGAAGTTTTTATATTCATTTAACGCATGCATCAGCCCAGTTGCACATCATCGTCTGCTCAGTttagtagtagtagtatTAACAATCGGAGAGATTACGTAACAAGTTCTTTCGGCGACCGTGAGATTCGCGACATTAACCTATCTACCGAAAGcccaaaagaagaatatgCGTGGGTGACAAGACAACAACATGCTCCATCTTCGTTTCATTTTGTGAATGGGCTTTGTATGCTATGTTAGCTTCTTTTACAAAGCAGCGACTTGATCTGTATAGTTAATTTCTGAACCTTAGTCCTTAGAAagcctttcctttctttaGTAAATCCTGTAAAGATAACAGGGGACTTTCGGCTTTCTTCGCTTCAACACACCTTCGGCCGACAGATCCTAATTTCAGGTCCCTGGCGATCTTTATCtgataaaaaaaaggtgGTGCCAGGGATTCGGGAAGTGGGGAACAAGAAGGCAGATGGCGACCTGGATAGGTATCATACTCGGATTGTAAAGGTCATGCGTACTCTCCGAAAGTCCgttgttttttttcttttgttcAAAAGATAATCAGCCAGCATCGATCAAAAACCGCTTACTGATTTCACTGAGACAGTAGTATGACCATCGCCATCGACCGAGCTCCTCCCAATGACGGACAACCTCTTCCCGTCGACATCGCCCTTCGCATCGcagctttcctttttgAAAGCGGAGCACACTCTACCCTCGCAGCCCTTCACAGATGCTCGAAAGATTACTACTTCGCTCTCAGCCCTATAGTCTATCGCAAAGTATGTTTCAAGCCCAAACAGTCTTATGCTCTGTTCTTGTTGGACGACGattttccttcacctcccGGCTCGCTGGGGAAGCAGGTCGAAGATGCGGTCGCGTCTGAAACCATTTTCAGTGCTGGGCGTGCAATTCTCCGTCGTATCCTGGCTCTCCAACACATTCGTCATCTCTCTATTCACTCCCTTCCTGCCGACTCCTCCCCTCTTACCAAAGCATTCGCCTCTGCTGTTAACGCTTATTCTCCCAACTACTTCATCTTACCTTCCCTTCAATCAGTTCAGCTGTTTCCTCTCGTTGCGGACGAGATCCGTACCTACCTCCCAGAGACATACGATAGACCCCATAACCCCGCTTTCCTGGAatccctcatctccacctctcgACCTACGAAACTCTGCCTCTCCTACGCAGTGGTGCCTTCCCAGTCATGGGACGAACACCTGGAACTCACGACAGTCAAGCAGTACCAGCTTGTGGCGCGTATGAACCGCTTGATTGAAGATGGGTGGTCCTCGCTAGAGACCTTTTGTGTGCATGATATCGTGCATCAGGtgcttccttctttgaaGGGGTGTCAGAACGTTTACCACTTTTCGTCACATTGCGTCCTTACAGGTGCATCCGGCAGAGTAGATGgtaggaaaggaggaaaagcaatGTTTGTCCCTCCAGGTAAAGCATCGACAGGGATCCCTGGGCCTAAATGGAACTTCCGAAGCTGGCAAATCGGTACAGCTGTGAAAAATCTCTTCCCGTCGGGCGCAAACGCTGCTGCGATCCTTGAAACTACTTCTTGGGAGTTCGTGAACCACAAGGGACACATTCTCACCAAGCTAGAgattgacgatgatgatgatactGGAGTAGGGTACATGGAGGTCGAGAGGTTGATCGGTGATGCGATCAAAGGGGGATTGCCTCAGGATTTAGTTGGGAGAGCGGGGTTCAAAAGGGAGCTGGCAGATGGGGTCTTAAAGAAGATCAAATTTACCCCGGGTGAAGTGCAGTGTGTCCCCTGTGGTCGTAAgtcaccctcttccttttctcaacACACATCACACAGGAATCAATGATTTGTTGATCCATTTCATGTTCAATAGGTATTGGTCACAAAGGTGCAACAGTTGCTAAGCTGCAAGATATCTTATGACATTGCCAGGAGTGTGGGCAATGCCACACAGGGACAACAACTGTGGAATACCCGTACTCCAGGCAGGTTTCAAATGcgtggaagaggagaatgtggCCGCTGGAGATCAACCTGGTACCGCGGTCGAGGTTCGAGAAGGACAGTCATTGAGTAAGGTTAAGATGCTGGGGATATATTGGATTAAGCAGACTTGTAAGGACTATTTATGCGTGGATTTGTAGAAGCTAGAACAATACCACTTCATCAAGGTATTTCGACTTGAAACTAAAAGAAGCATGCTAGCCCCTGTTTAAGATTCTGCATTTGCGCACCAGAGTTCTTCGCAATGGATAACCCTGGACCCTTTTCCCTACCCATATATGATTGGCATTTTGATTTCTGGTTACATACCCAAAGTCTACAACGTCACCAACCTCTTGTTATCCCTAAAACCTAACCTAATCCGAGTCGGACGCAACATCATCCGGGTCGACCTCcgcctcatcatcgtcatctaCCACAGCATCTGAGAGTGCTAAAGAGGCCTCTGCTTCAGCCTGTCGGAGCGCAGAGCGAATCTTTTCGTTGTCGGTTGATGGGTCAGCGTTGGGGTCGGCGCGGGGGAGGATGTCTATTGGCCTTTCGTTGTGACGGTTTCGCATTCTGTGTTGAGGGAAGCTGTGATCAGACCGAGTACAAGAATCTGAAATGCTAGGGGATTTGCTAAGGCCTAGGACTAGAAGGGACTTACGTGGTGTCCGCACCAGCTTCTAACAAGCTTCGTACTAACCTCAGAAAGTTAGCCACGTAACAATCCCGTAATATAATGTAGCTCGCACGTACCTAACCATAGCCTCAGACCCTCATACTGATCCCATCGGTTTCTGACGGCAATGTGCAACGGGGTATCTCCTTGCAGTCTATTCTTCAAGTCAACATCACAGGTATCGTGACAAAGGATCGGTTCGAGGACGTTTGTGGAGGCGTGGATAATACTAAATGGGGAGAGTCAGTCGCAATACACGACATTTCATTTACCCTAAATAGACTCACGCATAGTGGAGGGCTGTGTATCAGGAATGCATCAGCATTTGCACATAAACAAAGCCGCGTATGGACATACCAGTGTTACCAAGGCTATGATAGTCACTTTGTCAGCTCAGTTGCCAAATCTCGAAGACGACGAGCTTACCCATCAGGTTGGTTGACATCACTCAGTTCCTTAAGCGCATCCTCCAGCATTCCTTCGTTGTCAGTCTTGGCAGCCGCCAATAATCGCTCGTCTATCAATCAGTGGTGTATTAGCCGTTTACTTGTCGTGACCGTTGTCTCATTCGAAGTCGACATGGCTCACTGGCTGAAGCTCCTTGGGAGTCGTCTTcggaaggagggggaggaggtgcTGACCTTGACGGGGCGACGCTCATTGTATGTATTGTTGCTTTCAGCTGTCTTAATACTTCGCTGGCCAACTCGCTGAGGATCGAGGACTACTCTCTCGCCTTGATCAAACGAACAGCAGCTACAACAGGTCGACGGAATCAGACTACTTTCCCACGGTGTTCACTGGACAGACTTATGCCGTAATTATAATCGGGATCGTTGTTCAAATCTATGGTCGACGTGTCGCTGGTAATATAATTGAATGGCCTTCACCTGTTGGAGCAAAGGAAGACTGGTTACTCTTTACATTTTTCGCCACTATCATCTAAAAATATGGACCAGCTATGTCGCTTTCCGCATTCCACCGGTAATCGTCGATGGTTGAATGACAAAACCCTCAATCATCCTACGTACGCTGACATGGGCGGATGGCTGATAGATTTCGTGAATTAACAGCACAAAATGAACTTACAACCATTGTGCCCATAGATTCGCCACTCATATCCATAAAATCGTAATACGTCATGCTAATCCAGAATCTTTTCAATGTCAAAGTGGGATCAGGCAGCCGCCAAATCATTCAGGAAAGTATCAACAAAAAGTTCAGGGATCCCCATATACGAAAAGCTCAACTCTGACAGGAAGCACAAGATGCTGAAAAAGTACTTTTTGCCCTCTCCTCACAGCCCCAGCCCCATTTATCGCGAACCCGTACACCGCCGTTTCATCCGCCTCTTGACTACCGAAATCGACGCCCAGAAGTCCACTAACCTGATATCCATCCAAGCCTGCTTCCTGACCAGCTTTACATCCGCTTCTTCGTTCAGCGCTTGCTTTGCATGGTGTAATTCTCAGACAGGAAATGTCGTCAACTAGATCTATCGATCCCTCGGACGTTCACCCATGGATCAGAGAGGACTTTTGGTTTCGAACCTGATCAGCAATCGCTCATAAGTCTGTTAAATCAGTACCAGTTTGGGACTTTTAGGGAATGGAATGGGTGCAAAGGGAGGGCGTAACTGGCACTAGCGATGGTTATACAGGCATTGTTACCTACGACAGCATACTTGGCGGTACATCGTTTGTGAAAAGAGGATTGGCAAGGTACGAATCCTCGAGTGCTTCTCCCTCGCAATCTTTGAAGTGACTGGAGGAATCCTTTACGGCCCTTTATACTTAGACATGACCGTTTTAGCCTTCTCTCAGCAATCATGGGTATCAAAGCCATCATCTGCAAGATACAATACTCCAACACTGTGATCACTATTTGAGCCTCTTAGCACTTGAAGTTGGCACATCGGCAGTCCATGAATACCGCCGTTATGCCAATCATTATATGGGTTGAAATACTCCACGATTCTTCGTTAAGTGCCTTCAATATACGCTTTCCTCCAGATTTTGATTCAGATTTAGATATAGCAGGTGGATGTCAGTTTTTGTTGGCGCTTTCTTATTTCGTTCGCGCTATCCTGGATGCCTCGTCAAGTACACGGGTTTGTGGCGTATTGGTAGGTTTGAGGGTACTGCAGGCTGTATGATGCTTTGTTCTTCGGGTCAAGTAGCTGATATAGAGTCGACCACCCCAGATGTATTTGATGGTTTCCCCAGCCGCTTTTATACGTATAAATATTAGCGAAGTCCAAGATGATTTATTCCAAATAGGCATGGCAAGGAAAGACGTGGCTCAGGAACTCGAGCCATTGCCGCAACCCCGTTTGGTTCCGCTGCTGTTCCCGCAACGTCATGGTCCCTTATCCGACTATGCGACGGTGTCCGCGAAGAATTGGAATCCCTTACttgcatcttcatcaccatcttcacAAAAATGTCAGGACTCAAGGCACACTTTAACGAAGACCCCGTaactcctcctccagaGAGGGCTGAAGGAAATACCTTTGTCTCTTCTGACCCGAGGACACCGCTTGACGAGAAGCCTGTCCCTTTCTCCAGGTTAGTGATAGTTTCCTTCCGCTCGTGCTGCTAAGCTCATATTCCATTAGGCCTTCTACGCCCACTCCCGCTCATGTAAGATGGTTGGCTACATGTGAGAGATAGAATGTTGACTTTGAGTACAGGACAAACTCGCGTTCGTCGGTTTGGGTGAGATGGGTAAGCGAATGGCCACCAACTTAGCTAAGCACCTCTCTGAGAACGGTCAGGTATGAATGAGCTACCCAAAAAGAGGGAGTTTGCTAATTAACGTCGTTCTAGCCACCCTTGCTCGTGTATaacagaaaggaagagggcgTCTCCCATTTTATTGAGTACGCGGCAAAGAACGGAGTGACCAAAGACATGTACGAGGTCAAGACtgatttggaagaaatTGGACAAACGTGAGTACAAGTCCAGCTCAAGATGAATTAAGCTTAGTCCATTGGTAGGGCCGACTTGATCATCACTTCTCTGGCTGGTGATGAGGCTGTGGAAGAGGTTTACAATCAGTTGTTCAAGGGACAGGAGGTATATACGCTTTACGTGGCATGTTGCAAAACTGACATCAAGACAGGCTCAGAAGGGCAAAGGTGACGGTATCCTTCCCGGTGGCCGTGGCCGAAGCACCATTTTTGTCGACACCAGTACTGTATATCCCACCACAGCCGGCCGCATCGAGAGACTCGCAACCTCTAAGCCCCATCGatctttcctctcttgcCCTGTGTTTGGTGTCCCTCGTGCAGCCGAAACTGCGGATCTTATTCTTGCTATTTCTGGCGACTACTTTGCCAAGAAGCACGCGGCTCATGCTCTTGTGCCTGCTATTGGCAAAAAAGTCATGGACTTGGGCAGCAACGTCGAACGAGCAATGTCTTTCAAGTGAGTATAATCACGCTTAAGAGTGGTGTTCGCTGATAGGAATCAGGCTCGTCGGTAACTCCCTCGAACTCGGCTTCATTGAACTCCTCTCCGAATGCTTCACTCTTTGTGACCAAACTGGCGTAGGATCCGATCAGCTCGTCGAACTCATCAAGCTCCAACACAAGAGTCCCGCTTTGATCCGATACGCTGACCGAATTACCAAAAACAAATTTGACAGCACGGGTGGTTTTAACTTGGGTGGAGGTATCAATGATGCTCGGTACTTCCCTTTTGATTTGACGCGATGGCGTGAAGCTGACAGTAAGATTGATAATCAGATACATTCGTCAACTTGCAGAGTCACACAACGTTCCCATGCCTGTAATGGATGTTGCCCAACAGCACATGCTCTCAGCTCGAGCTCATGGTGGTGATATCATGGACTGGACAGCGCTTGTTGGTGGCCAGAGGATCTCTGCCGGTTTACAGCCTTTCGCTGGTAAGGTGGGTTGCAAATCAATTGAGCTATGTCTCTTTCTCGGCTACTCCTGCTGATGGATATTACCCGCAGATGCGTTTGGAGAAGTACGAGGGATAAATTCTACAGAGACGATGCCGCCTTTTGTTGTGGAAAATATCGAAACTACCTGTCAAAGTTGTGATGTTTTGAAAGAAGCATGCATGTAACTTTCTATCTGCTATTCAAGATCAGCGCGTCCTTCGGTTTCGTACACATCATATGCGTCGGGGGCAGTAGTCATATTATTCCACTTGTCTAACGTGACGCACCAATTGGGCTTGTATTCACATTATTGTGCTCTACTACGTCATGCACATTCATCGATATTGCCGTTGGAGTCAACGTTGATAACTTTTGAAGCCCAATAATCTATACAAATACATTTCAACAGGATACAGCATAGTACATTTATAGCTTGATTCGGATTATGATACTCAATGCCTATAATTCGCTACACGGTCTTTTTGGTAGAGGACTCAGTCAGTTGTCTTattgcctcttcctctagACGCCTTCGCTCTTCAAAAAGCTGCTTCTCATCAGGTCTCCCCATGATCTTCTGAGATAGCTGGTCGAGTCGGTATTCAAGAACTATGGTATGGAGTCAGTAATGTGACAAATAACGACAAAGAGGCATTTACCAGCATCGTTCTTAACGAAGACATATCCGCCCAGTGCTGTCTGTAAGAAATACTGAACACTACAGCCTTTCTAGGTCTTTTGAACCTACTTACCAAACCAGCAACAATAAACACCACACTCCATTCTGATTTGGTGTTAGTATATCCTATCAGTTCATAAGAGATTTATGCGCTCACTAGGTTTACCTTCTTTCAAAGGGGAGCCAGGGGTAGTAGGCGGTCGAGGCGGTATCTCAGTCGAGTAACGTCGCCTAGTGCGAATGACAGAGCCACGCTGTTTGAGCACGAAAATCAGAGCTGAACCTTGCCATGTGTAGATGGCTTACTAGGGGACAGAATGGCCTTGTCGAGCTGAATATcaatgacgatgagagTCGTGCGAGTGGTTGTTGCATGTTGTTAAATTGTTATTATGCTTACCGCGGTGATAGTCGATAGGCGAAGGAGTGATGACTGCGGGTTGTCTTTTGCTGCCTTCATGAAGCTTATTATATAGTTCTAGTGTATATGAGAAGAGGTGACGTCTAGGTTAGAAACTCCAAGGTCCACCGCTATCGGCCGCACCGGTCACCCGGGTGTATATAGTTATATAAATTATTATTAATTGACTTCGTCCGCGCCACCCACGCGTTAAGCAGCCGCGAACTGCCATGacgtttcttcttccatctccagcCCCCTCTCTTTTAAGACTCCCGAAGCATTTGGGACCACTCCACTCGAAGTTAAGCTGGGAAACAAGGACGCAAAGTCTCTTTTGCTTACGCAATACCTATCATAATCATTCTGACATGAGCAGGAATGACCGTGTGCGTCCACGGTGATAAAGGGAGGCCGACGACGGTCACCGGTTATGATCACCCGAATGGTTATCTTTCGGCGACTATTTTATCTTTTGGCTACTCTTAACAACCATTCGGTGTTCTCAAATCGGGATAGAAAGTAAACTAGGAAGCGAAGTTCTTGTTAATATATTTACCACGGCGACGGAGTGCAAGTTGAATGGCGGCGGCTTCTTCATGTGATAGGTACTCGAGTACTATATATTTTCTACAACTTCTAACAACCTAATAAATAATCTAATACTTAAATACTTTCTCCTCGGTATAGCAGGCTCCTTCAAAGCATCATTAACCTGACCCTGCTTTACCATTCTTCGTATCATTGATAACATCGGGGAGGTTCACAAAAAACCCTTAACTTCCTGTCTaaatcaaaatcagcaATGAGTATCCAGCAGAATACATATGAGTGCCAGTCGTTCGGCCGATGAGTTGGAAAGTAGGTTTGAGGATCAAAAAATAACTTCGACCTCAAATCTGTGACGAAGAAGTATTTTTCCCATCTGCTTGCCCCAGATATCTACTGGCAGGTTTTCGTTTCCCGCCAAGCACCAATATCTTAGTACTCTCA of Cryptococcus tetragattii IND107 chromosome 3, whole genome shotgun sequence contains these proteins:
- a CDS encoding 60S ribosomal protein eL15; amino-acid sequence: MGAYKYLQELYTKKQSDVLQFVSRVRCWEYRQLAVIHRASRPSRPDKARRLGYKAKQGYLIYRVRVRRGNRKKQAPKGATYGKPVRQGVNHLKSPRGLKATAEERVARRCGNLRVLNSYWVNQDGVYKYYEVILVDPSHKAIRRDARINWIANPVHKHREMRGLTAEGKKNRGLGKGSKHNHQPQKATWKKHNTLSLRRYR